One stretch of Chaetodon auriga isolate fChaAug3 chromosome 18, fChaAug3.hap1, whole genome shotgun sequence DNA includes these proteins:
- the LOC143336136 gene encoding uridine-cytidine kinase-like 1 isoform X2, protein METSVDSKPDEQQTDDSMEADRSMSRSDSGSGDDSLDGLRNRIPRCPLTPSLSPQKRTTSQSKTEPPLLRTNKRTIYTAGRPPWYNVTGTTFKEAFVIGLCGGSASGKTTVANKIIEALDVPWVVLLSMDSFYKVLNKDEQELAAKNEYNFDHPDAFDFELLVTVLRKLKKGKSIKVPVYDFTSHCRRKEWKTVYGANVVIFEGILAFANKELLKLLDMKVFVDTDSDIRLIRRLKRDISQRGRDISGIIKQYNKFVKPAFEQYIEPTVQSADIVVPRGGENFVALDLIVQHVHSQLEKREITVRSALASAHQGQPLPKTLSVMESTPQVRGMHTIIRNKETNRDEFIFYSKRLMRLLIEHALSFLPLKPVSVETPQGGVYDGKRLSGKRITGVSILRAGETMEQALMAVCKDIRLGKILIQTNHDTGEPELHYLRLPKDISEDYVILMDSTVSTGAAALMAVRVLLDHDVAEDKIFLLSLLMAEMGVHSVAYAFPKVRIITTAVDKEVNDQFHIIPGIGNFGDRYFGTDAPSDWCESDEGMDF, encoded by the exons ATGGAAACCAGCGTCGATAGTAAACCAGAcgaacagcagacagatgacagTATGGAAGCAGACAGGTCCATGTCCAGGTCTGACAG CGGGAGCGGAGACGATTCCCTGGACGGCCTCCGAAACCGGATCCCCCGATGCCCTTTGACCCCGTCTTTATCGCCACAGAAGCGGACCACGAGCCAGTCTAAGACCGAGCCTCCTCTGCTGAGGACCAACAAACGGACCATCTACACCGCCGGCAGACCACCTTGGTACAACGTCACTGGGACCACCTTCAAAGAGGCCTTTGTTATTG GTCTGTGCGGTGGAAGTGCTTCTGGGAAAACCACAGTGGCCAATAAGATCATTGAAGCGCTGGACGTTCCCTGGGTGGTCCTGCTCTCCATGGACTCTTTCTACAAG GTGCTGAATAAAGACGAGCAGGAGCTCGCAGCCAAGAACGAGTATAACTTCGACCACCCCGACGCCTTCGACTTCGAGCTGCTGGTCACCGTCCTCAGGAAGCTGAAGAAGGGAAAGAGCATCAAAGTCCCAGTTTACGACTTCACGTCTCACTGCAGGCGCAAAGAATGG AAAACGGTGTACGGGGCCAACGTTGTCATCTTCGAAGGCATCCTGGCGTTCGCCAACAAGGAGCTGCTGAAG ctgctggACATGAAGGTGTTCGTGGACACGGACTCCGACATCCGCCTGATACGGAGGCTGAAGAGGGACATCTCACAGCGCGGGCGGGACATCAGCGGGATCATCAAACAGTACAATAAGTTTGTGAAGCCGGCGTTTGAGCAGTACATCGAGCCCACGGTGCAGTCCGCAGACATCGTGGTGCCCAGAG GTGGAGAAAACTTTGTCGCTCTGGATTTGATTGTGCAGCACGTCCACAGTCAGCTGGAGAAG CGTGAGATCACTGTGAG ATCGGCCCTGGCCTCGGCTCATCAGGGGCAGCCTTTACCCAAAACCCTCAGCGTGATGGAGAGCACGCCGCAGGTCCGCGGCATGCACACCATCATCAG gaacAAAGAGACCAACAGAGACGAGTTTATCTTCTACTCCAAGAGATTAATGAGGCTTCTGATCGAACACGCTCTCTCCTTTCTGCCTCTCAAG ccGGTGTCTGTGGAGACGCCTCAGGGCGGCGTCTATGACGGCAAGAGGCTGAGCGGGAAGAGA ATCACAGGTGTGTCCATCCTGAGAGCAGGTGAGACCATGGAGCAGGCTCTGATGGCCGTGTGCAAAGACATCAGACTGGGAAAGATCCTCATCCAGACCAACCACGACACAGGTGAACCAGAG CTTCACTACCTCCGTCTGCCCAAAGACATCAGTGAGGACTACGTCATCCTGATGGACAGCACCGTGTCCACCGGCGCTGCCGCCCTCATGGCTGTCAGAGTGCTGCTG GACCACGATGTAGCAGAGGATAAGATCTTCCTGCTGTCCCTCCTCATGGCAGAGATGGGTGTCCACTCGGTGGCCTACGCCTTCCCCAAAGTCCGCATCATCACCACCGCCGTGGACAAGGAGGTCAACGACCAGTTCCACATCATACCAGGCATCG GTAACTTTGGGGATCGTTACTTTGGCACCGACGCTCCGTCAGACTGGTGTGAAAGTGATGAAGGGATGGACTTCTGA
- the LOC143336136 gene encoding uridine-cytidine kinase-like 1 isoform X1, translating to METSVDSKPDEQQTDDSMEADRSMSRSDSGSGDDSLDGLRNRIPRCPLTPSLSPQKRTTSQSKTEPPLLRTNKRTIYTAGRPPWYNVTGTTFKEAFVIGLCGGSASGKTTVANKIIEALDVPWVVLLSMDSFYKVLNKDEQELAAKNEYNFDHPDAFDFELLVTVLRKLKKGKSIKVPVYDFTSHCRRKEWKTVYGANVVIFEGILAFANKELLKLLDMKVFVDTDSDIRLIRRLKRDISQRGRDISGIIKQYNKFVKPAFEQYIEPTVQSADIVVPRGGENFVALDLIVQHVHSQLEKRKLRWDISALASAHQGQPLPKTLSVMESTPQVRGMHTIIRNKETNRDEFIFYSKRLMRLLIEHALSFLPLKPVSVETPQGGVYDGKRLSGKRITGVSILRAGETMEQALMAVCKDIRLGKILIQTNHDTGEPELHYLRLPKDISEDYVILMDSTVSTGAAALMAVRVLLDHDVAEDKIFLLSLLMAEMGVHSVAYAFPKVRIITTAVDKEVNDQFHIIPGIGNFGDRYFGTDAPSDWCESDEGMDF from the exons ATGGAAACCAGCGTCGATAGTAAACCAGAcgaacagcagacagatgacagTATGGAAGCAGACAGGTCCATGTCCAGGTCTGACAG CGGGAGCGGAGACGATTCCCTGGACGGCCTCCGAAACCGGATCCCCCGATGCCCTTTGACCCCGTCTTTATCGCCACAGAAGCGGACCACGAGCCAGTCTAAGACCGAGCCTCCTCTGCTGAGGACCAACAAACGGACCATCTACACCGCCGGCAGACCACCTTGGTACAACGTCACTGGGACCACCTTCAAAGAGGCCTTTGTTATTG GTCTGTGCGGTGGAAGTGCTTCTGGGAAAACCACAGTGGCCAATAAGATCATTGAAGCGCTGGACGTTCCCTGGGTGGTCCTGCTCTCCATGGACTCTTTCTACAAG GTGCTGAATAAAGACGAGCAGGAGCTCGCAGCCAAGAACGAGTATAACTTCGACCACCCCGACGCCTTCGACTTCGAGCTGCTGGTCACCGTCCTCAGGAAGCTGAAGAAGGGAAAGAGCATCAAAGTCCCAGTTTACGACTTCACGTCTCACTGCAGGCGCAAAGAATGG AAAACGGTGTACGGGGCCAACGTTGTCATCTTCGAAGGCATCCTGGCGTTCGCCAACAAGGAGCTGCTGAAG ctgctggACATGAAGGTGTTCGTGGACACGGACTCCGACATCCGCCTGATACGGAGGCTGAAGAGGGACATCTCACAGCGCGGGCGGGACATCAGCGGGATCATCAAACAGTACAATAAGTTTGTGAAGCCGGCGTTTGAGCAGTACATCGAGCCCACGGTGCAGTCCGCAGACATCGTGGTGCCCAGAG GTGGAGAAAACTTTGTCGCTCTGGATTTGATTGTGCAGCACGTCCACAGTCAGCTGGAGAAG AGGAAGCTCCGCTGGGATAT ATCGGCCCTGGCCTCGGCTCATCAGGGGCAGCCTTTACCCAAAACCCTCAGCGTGATGGAGAGCACGCCGCAGGTCCGCGGCATGCACACCATCATCAG gaacAAAGAGACCAACAGAGACGAGTTTATCTTCTACTCCAAGAGATTAATGAGGCTTCTGATCGAACACGCTCTCTCCTTTCTGCCTCTCAAG ccGGTGTCTGTGGAGACGCCTCAGGGCGGCGTCTATGACGGCAAGAGGCTGAGCGGGAAGAGA ATCACAGGTGTGTCCATCCTGAGAGCAGGTGAGACCATGGAGCAGGCTCTGATGGCCGTGTGCAAAGACATCAGACTGGGAAAGATCCTCATCCAGACCAACCACGACACAGGTGAACCAGAG CTTCACTACCTCCGTCTGCCCAAAGACATCAGTGAGGACTACGTCATCCTGATGGACAGCACCGTGTCCACCGGCGCTGCCGCCCTCATGGCTGTCAGAGTGCTGCTG GACCACGATGTAGCAGAGGATAAGATCTTCCTGCTGTCCCTCCTCATGGCAGAGATGGGTGTCCACTCGGTGGCCTACGCCTTCCCCAAAGTCCGCATCATCACCACCGCCGTGGACAAGGAGGTCAACGACCAGTTCCACATCATACCAGGCATCG GTAACTTTGGGGATCGTTACTTTGGCACCGACGCTCCGTCAGACTGGTGTGAAAGTGATGAAGGGATGGACTTCTGA